TGTTGAAGAAGACCCTAGCTAATAAGATAAAAGGAGGAAAACTTCAGAGACAAGTCATGATAAGGTTAGTTAAGAGTAGAGATTTTCACTTAAGTTTCTACCTTGGTAAAATGTCTGCAGGCAATTTTGAGATTATTTGACATTACCGCTAGAATTGTCTGGTTCTCTCACAAGTCAAAGAACCTATATAATATATGACCTTGAGGCTGAATAATGAGCACAGTTCTTATGCCAGACTCAGAAAACGTACGACATATATAGCACGCAATGCCACAAATAATTGCAGCATCTGTGACACCAAGACCCAATGAAATGAGAACAGCAGAGGGATGGGGGGGGGGACAAGAGGCTgagatttcttaaaaataaaaaaaatagagaagtcAGCAAAGTAGAGAAATAGTGATGAAAAAGCACGAGTCATTTATTTCCTACAATACGATATTTACCAGTCGTTGTCTTTTGAGTCCAAGAAACACGAAATAGATATCAGCTACAAATATATAGCAACTTTAGCCCACAGCGTTGGACCTATATCATATAGACAAGTTTCATGTCAATCTCAAATTTTAGCAGCGGACAATAGATAGTACAGAGGCACACAAAATGCACATACCCGATTAATTTGATGTCCATGCTGCATTCGGAAAATCTTAAACAACATATAATTGTTCAAattcttttgttctttcatGTGTAATTTAGATATGGACTTTAATtggtcaaattttaaaccatattaaaagtttagggtcgAGTCATTTGATATGTTTACATTGATTTTTCCTTCAAAATCGAAGGATTCCCTTTCGCCAAAACAAGGGAACCATGATAAGTTAATGCGCACCTAATCTAACTGGCGTTGATTCACATGTGCCGGAAAAACTAGCAGTAAGTTGGTTCTCAAATGTAAAGGGCGCTATGGTACAACCTTTGAAGGAGCTTGGAGGGAAGAAACAGACCACCTCTTGAATGGTGACCCCTTGCTGTTTCATGAGCAACTGGTTATCGTGTTATCTCATACTGATCTCAAGCAATGGTCATATAGAGGCTCATTCATATGTTCCTCAGTGAATCAAACCCTTGCATGGGGAGTTGATCAGATCTGCATAATGCTCGAGGTGCTGCAGCCGgtcaatttcttaaaatcttAACATCTAGAAGTTATCACGTCAGAGTTGCTCCCTGGGCTGAAGAAGTTTCTGAAGGATGCAAGGTTCATACATGCGGTTGCTGCATATGGGACTCATTTGCAAGATGAAGAACAGCTAGTGTTGATCTGCCAAAATGTATAAACAAAGAGATATGAGAAATTATATGCACCATATgtaccaaaaaaagaaagatgcttACAGTAAATgtcaaaaacttttaaaagctGGAAATGTAAGCAACTTTGTCCGAGTAATAACTtgttttaaaagcttgaaatacTAGTTGaaccaagaagaagaaaagaataggAACCAGTATTACATTATCTTCTTTTCAAGTATTTGGTTCTCAACTAGAATAAGATGAACTGTACCTAGGCAGTGAACCCTTTCTAGTTGGTTGGCTTGCATAAGCAGCCAGAGAACTTCTGAGACTACCATATTTATTCAGTGCACTTTCAAGTTGTGGAGGCGGCAACTGCAAACACCAAACAGGAAAAGCACCAAACAGGAAAAGAACAGTGTAAACGTAAACATAATAACAAAGAACCACAGCTTCTTCATATGCACTTCGGAAATGGGGAATTCATATGCAGTGGATCCTGTAGTTTACCTGTAACAAAACAGGAAAAGAATGTGGTTGTGTCTGAGCCACAGATTTCAAGAACCCAACCCACAACTTTGGCATTCTCCAGACCTACGCTCAACAAGCAGACAGAATATTAGTTGACCCCTGGCAAGGTTAAACAGCATGGGTGTTCATACTTCTAAAGCTTACAAAGCAAACGATGGGTTGAGTCACTGACCTGTTTACTGACAAGTTTGGATAGGATTTCCATGACAAAATCAACTTGGATACACAATATATGACTGAGAAAATTATTTGGTCAATCTTTGCATCATGTGATTTCATTCATATGCTGATAGAAGCCATAAAGAATCATGCATGGGCAGTAGCTCCTGGTTTACAAAAGAAAATCGATTCAACAAGACCTTAAAATATTCACATAGGAATAAGAAATGAAATCATAATACAATCAAAACAAATGACTTGATCATGCACTCGTACTTTGTTTTGGAGTTGAGAATCTCAAAGAGGCTCAGCAGTAGTTTGTCGCATATGATTCAATAAACATATGAAAACAACATTTAGATATGGTTTTTGATCAGGTCAAGAACGTCAAACTCACACAGACtccttgaacaaaaaaaaaagaagaaaaccttGCCGACTACAAAATCTTCCATTCCAGTTTTTACCAGGAAGTCTACATGATTTAGAACCAAAGTGTAAATGAAATGAACAATATTACGACTTACCATGGTGGGAAAAGCATCAATTGCCTGTATAACTGTTCTcatgaaaagtaaaggaaaaggGATCTGATCAACCTGAATTCCATTGAGGAAAACATTACTACAAATGTAAAAGCATGGTATCAACCCCAGATACATAGTGCACACACATACCATCTGATTCAAGGCCTTAGCTAAGACCTGCTGCGTAAAAACTGTTCTCTGCTCGAAACAAGCTGAGCAAGCATCCATTATCTGGAAAAATTTAAACAGAGAACAATATATGAATACTATGATAACAATGTGCGATAAATACAACCATTTATAAATCCTCAAAATGAACAATACTTTGAAGGGTTTACAGGTCCAAAGTTCTATTTCTCCCTATTTGGTTAAGTACCAAATTAATCTCTTGTAAGTATGGagcatataatattatatataaaatcagtCGATCAGGagggaaataaaaaatttaccttCTTGAGTGGAAGGCCACCTTTTTCAGGGATGACGTCATGGATGGCAACTAAAGCTTCGGCAGGGGTCAAAGCAGGACCAATGTGAGCTGAACCCTGTAAGAACCAAGAGCCAAAGGAAAACCTCAAATTACAATGTACTAATCAACATATTAACTCTGAGCAATGACTTGCAAAATATCCATAAAGAAAGACTCAACTTGATTGCTACTTTTACTACTTCTTTTGCTTGCGATACAAAAAGGATGTGCATACTAATATCTGGACATAGTGCAACAAATATTGCTgaacttaaattaaaactaatatacaGATAGGTTCTCTTTAACGCACATTTATCGTGTTTCACTTTAATCATTTGTTTACTCTTATAAATACAGTGcgattttctcttttctttttgtaaaatttgagaaagaaaatggTAAATACAAAAACCCAGTAGCGAAAGAGTAATCACAAGGGGCATTGGCCCAAACTTTGAAAGTAAGTTCACTTCCCCAAGAAGAACAAAACTAAAACAAGCATTAAAGTTGCACATAAAGGTCCAGCTTCATGAAAGAAAGTGGACATTATTGTTTCCAGCTGATGTTTTTATCAACCCAAATAATTATTAAGATCCTATAAACATATCTcagtgaagaaaaaaaatgctaaaattactATCTTCAAGATTTGTTGATCCTAGACCTGCCCTGGTACTTCCTTCAGAATGATAAAACAATGTAGTAATGTGAAGTCATTTGTGGAAGTACAAAAATATGCAGACCTGATGTCTCCTGACAATTCATACCTAGGAGCTGAAAATGACTGGCATATGTTATCATACTagaagaaattgcaaaattgtaTCATTCACATGTACCTGTAATATGTGAGCAAGCGCAAGCTGGAACTTCTCCAATGGAAGGTCCACAAGCCGAGGAAAAACAGGTAACACCTGATAAAAGTTAATGAATACAGCCAACTTGAATAACGTTActtttgcaagaaaattaagttatttagcAGAGAGTACGAGCCATTTCATGGATGTACAATGTGAAGTCACATCAGCACCACTAGTCTTTATATTTCAAATGCAATGAACATACAATCATGCTAATAAgcaaaggaagaaaaaagaaacggAAAATTCTAAACAAACCTCATTTTTGGAAAGAGAAGATAACATTGGAATAAGGATGGTGGCATCCAGCAAGTAATCAGTCACAAAGGTTCATATGGCAGAAAAAAGATCATAATAGactgcaaaaggaaaaaaaacatagGAGCCGTAATGTTAGGGAAAAATGACCTTCAGCTTAATTTCATACAAATGCTTCACAGTAGCTACTAAATCAGGAGAAGGAATTGTTTCTTGAGTCAGTATTTGCAGCACCTTACCAGGAAACAGAACTGCTATCAGTGTTATTCAACAATAAACAGACAAAATAAACTTCTAATGTAAACTAGATtttcaaaatggaaatggaactGGAGCCTACCAATGTCAAAAGATTTTCACTTCCTTGTGGTGGGTCAGATATTGGTTGGAGCAACTGAGAGCAAGACTGACCTAAGGCTCTAATTACAATAGGGATATGACGATGAAACACCTGCATCAGCGGCAAATAGAATACAAATCAAGAAACCAGTAACAGTTTATGATTAAATGAAGTAACAAATAGGTTGCAATAGAGGTTCATTTATTCAACCAGAAGAAATTTTCTTGATCAAGAAAGGATCACATTTCCAAGTTTAAATAGAGCACGTGGCCAATCCAGCATCTGGCAGAATCTTAAGTTTTCTCATGTAACTACACAATATCTAAGTTCAGAATAAAAGCCAGTCACTGATTCTCGTGACATTCCAGACTAGTATTCAGAGAAAAGATAATGACATATCCAGCCTACAGTTTCACTCGAATGGGATTCTATTCAACATGGAGGTAAGTTGACTTCAGCCAAGGACCACGAACATTGAACTTCAAGGTAGCTAGACCTAATTCAATTCAGTCCTGATTTACAACCAAGAAGTCAACTTAAAAAGAATACTTGTTAGACAGCAGACAAACCAAGACCGTGGTTTTCTTTCAATGAGATCAAACCTCCTTGGATTTAGAACTTAATCTTACCTACAAGCACTTTAATCTCACATTTGTATAAGACACGCTCCAGGGCCAAACTCAAACTTTCAAATCAACCTAACTGCTGCAAGCTCAGAAAGATCCAATGTAAAAATTACTAGAGGCCAGGAAATTACTAGAACTATGGGGcctttaattaaattgaaaaattaagttcTGGACTTTGGAAGTGCTGTATTTATATTACAAACCTGTTTGgtatataagtaaaaattaagTACCAAAATATAACCATATTATTAACGGTaaatcttgaattttgaaaattattcatttcataattttaatcttattaatattattaatagaatatttctcatattttgtaaaagaaagaaagaaagaaagagataaTATATGTCAAAATCAAGTAAAATGAAAAGCATTTTCACAATAAGTGATAAGTAGCTCTCTGGCTAATTATCCTATTCAACACTcgtttgttgaaaattttgtatcatgtaaaatttaatatgaggCTAATTATCCTATTCAACACTagtttgttgaaaattttgtatcatgtaaaaattaatatgagtTATTAAACAcgttgaaaaatataatgttgaaaatttcaatGATTTACCAAACATACCCTAAGTCACATACAAACTATGTCACTTTCAGGAAACACATGCTACTCTATTACTTTCTTCGAGcctataaaaagttataaaccATGCACTATGAAGCTACATCAACCTGTCACACACCAGAAAACAGATTATAAGGACAAACAGCATGATCTAATTTGgtagtaataattatataatgagTAATATAAAAACAGAAAAGAGATACCTGCTTTACAGTTTTTGGTGCTCGCCCATAAACATCAAATAAGAATTGAAGAAGACTAGGCTTctgaaaccaaaaagaaaaaagaccaTTAACCGTAAGACACATGCCTCAAATAAGCATTAAAAGACAGTAATAGTCAAGAGAGGCAAACCTTTGTGCATAAAGCAAAAAACAGAGATGAGTCTTTGAGCTTCAGCAAATGACACTACTGAAGCACTATTAGTTGTCGACTCTGCAATCATGGAGTCAATTTCGGAAACTCTGGGCTCTTGAAGTTGGCTGCCAGTAGTGGATGTATCTCCACTTCCTACCTGAGAAGAATTTTGGGCAAGAAAAtacaaatttgaaacaaatttaataCTAGCAAAGGTCTAGATTTTTATGAAGCAGTACATGCAGAAATG
This sequence is a window from Gossypium raimondii isolate GPD5lz chromosome 5, ASM2569854v1, whole genome shotgun sequence. Protein-coding genes within it:
- the LOC105766844 gene encoding LOW QUALITY PROTEIN: uncharacterized protein LOC105766844 (The sequence of the model RefSeq protein was modified relative to this genomic sequence to represent the inferred CDS: inserted 2 bases in 1 codon), whose product is VGSHGQVTRQCARPCGYTDLHTTVNSQYDIRGKAIQLVAKKLYQLDYISGEIEQFATNMLLSAVDRHAAGAEFLHSGSADERGEMKVGSGDTSTTGSQLQEPRVSEIDSMIAESTTNSASVVSFAEAQRLXSLFFALCTKKPSLLQFLFDVYGRAPKTVKQVFHRHIPIVIRALGQSCSQLLQPISDPPQGSENLLTLVLQILTQETIPSPDLVATVKHLYEIKLKDATILIPMLSSLSKNEVLPVFPRLVDLPLEKFQLALAHILQGSAHIGPALTPAEALVAIHDVIPEKGGLPLKKIMDACSACFEQRTVFTQQVLAKALNQMVDQIPFPLLFMRTVIQAIDAFPTMVIDFVMEILSKLVSKQVWRMPKLWVGFLKSVAQTQPHSFPVLLQLPPPQLESALNKYGSLRSSLAAYASQPTRKGSLPRSTLAVLHLANESHMQQPHV